In Aegilops tauschii subsp. strangulata cultivar AL8/78 chromosome 3, Aet v6.0, whole genome shotgun sequence, one genomic interval encodes:
- the LOC109777114 gene encoding early nodulin-like protein 14, with product MTGMAAARLAVALLLLATGCAGRDIVVGGRGGWTANPAEPFNHWAERNRFQVNDRLVFRYKGQEDSVLVVSQSHYDACNTSDPFMRLGGGESGFVLSHSGPYFFISGDAARCQAGERLIVVVLAVRTPSPAPSTPPPPPKSPPSSPPPAPAAAGNSSTSPPPALAPPAAGNSSTSPPPALAPPAAGNSSTSPPPALAPPAAGNSSTSPPPAIAPPPVTNGTVSPPPSSPSCASALRGGFLACLVIAGTIVLA from the exons ATGACTGGcatggcggcggcgcggctcgccgTGGCCCTCCTACTGCTGGCGACGGGCTGTGCGGGGCGCGACATCGTCGTCGGCGGCCGCGGCGGGTGGACGGCGAACCCCGCCGAGCCGTTCAACCACTGGGCCGAGCGCAATCGCTTCCAGGTCAACGACCGCCTCG TGTTTAGGTACAAAGGGCAAGAGGACTCGGTGCTGGTGGTGAGCCAGAGCCACTACGATGCATGCAACACCAGCGACCCCTTCATGCGCCTCGGCGGTGGCGAATCCGGCTTCGTCCTCTCCCACTCCGGCCCTTACTTCTTCATTAGCGGCGACGCCGCACGCTGCCAGGCCGGTGAGCGCctcatcgtcgtcgtcctcgccGTGCGTACCCCTTCGCCTGCTCCTTCAacaccgccgccaccacccaaGTCACCCCCCTCGTCGCCGCCTCCCGCTCCGGCAGCTGCGGGGAATTCTTCTACGTCGCCACCACCGGCGCTAGCTCCGCCGGCTGCGGGAAATTCTTCCACGTCGCCACCACCAGCGCTTGCGCCGCCGGCTGCGGGAAATTcttccacttcgccgcctccggCGCTAGCGCCGCCGGCTGCGGGGAATTCTTCCACGTCGCCACCTCCAGCAATAGCGCCGCCGCCGGTAACGAATGGTACGGTGTCGCCACCGCCGAGTTCGCCATCGTGCGCGTCAGCCTTGCGGGGCGGTTTCTTGGCGTGCCTCGTGATAGCCGGAACCATAGTGCTAGCTTGA